The proteins below are encoded in one region of Brachyspira intermedia PWS/A:
- a CDS encoding DEAD/DEAH box helicase family protein gives MLSKMLQNSIEVEIGKRSIEKIEIPISITKNIKNTLRPYQVNCLQYFIAYLNEYDNNNKNNHLMFNMATGSGKTLIMASLILYLYEKGYRNFLFFVNSVNIIDKTRENFFNISSNKYLFNNEIIINNKNVEIKEVNNFDYSDDYNINIFVTSIQYLHNLLKENKENAFDITNLQDKKIVILADEAHHFNAETSKNKIVQKGFFEEEKSNEKETVKNDNWESTVQTIFQSNKENFLFEFTATIDYENKSIVDKYLDKTIFKYDLLKFRQDLYSKEIDIIQNDVDKKYLMLGAVILSEYRREIASNNGIELKPIILFKAHKLIKESQANQEIFNDLIDNLKEKDIDKLYKSNLKENDKKDIIYKAIGYFKNKYKDFDIFISRIKEAFKKEYQLITNEKTKSSEEKMIKIVRKCQNKINC, from the coding sequence ATGTTATCTAAAATGTTGCAAAATTCTATAGAAGTTGAAATAGGGAAAAGAAGTATTGAGAAAATTGAAATACCTATTTCTATTACTAAAAATATAAAAAATACTTTAAGACCATATCAAGTAAACTGTTTACAGTATTTTATAGCATATTTAAATGAATATGATAATAATAATAAAAATAATCATTTAATGTTTAATATGGCTACAGGAAGCGGAAAAACATTAATAATGGCTTCTTTGATACTTTACTTATATGAAAAAGGATATAGAAATTTTTTATTTTTTGTAAATTCTGTAAATATCATAGATAAAACGAGAGAAAATTTTTTTAATATATCAAGTAATAAATATCTTTTTAATAATGAAATTATAATCAATAATAAAAATGTTGAAATAAAAGAAGTTAATAATTTTGATTATTCAGATGATTATAATATAAATATATTTGTAACTTCTATACAATATTTACATAATTTATTAAAAGAAAATAAAGAAAATGCTTTTGATATAACAAACTTACAGGATAAAAAAATTGTTATATTAGCAGACGAAGCACATCATTTTAATGCAGAAACTTCTAAAAATAAAATTGTTCAAAAAGGATTTTTTGAAGAAGAAAAATCAAATGAAAAAGAAACAGTAAAAAATGATAATTGGGAAAGTACTGTACAAACTATATTTCAATCTAACAAAGAAAATTTTTTATTTGAATTTACAGCTACTATAGATTATGAAAACAAATCTATAGTTGATAAATATTTGGATAAAACAATATTTAAATATGATTTATTAAAATTTAGACAAGATTTATATTCTAAAGAAATTGATATAATACAAAATGATGTTGATAAAAAATACTTAATGCTTGGTGCTGTTATACTTAGCGAATACAGGAGAGAAATTGCTTCAAATAATGGTATAGAGTTAAAACCAATAATTTTATTTAAAGCACATAAACTTATAAAAGAATCTCAAGCAAATCAGGAAATATTTAATGATTTAATAGATAATTTAAAAGAAAAAGATATTGATAAATTATACAAATCTAATCTTAAAGAAAATGATAAAAAAGACATCATATATAAAGCTATAGGATATTTTAAAAATAAATATAAAGATTTTGATATTTTTATAAGCAGAATAAAAGAAGCTTTTAAAAAAGAATATCAATTAATAACTAATGAAAAAACTAAATCATCAGAAGAAAAAATGATAAAGATAGTAAGGAAATGTCAAAACAAAATAAATTGTTAA